The following proteins are encoded in a genomic region of Oryzias latipes chromosome 17, ASM223467v1:
- the LOC101166743 gene encoding supervillin isoform X3 produces the protein MFRNPWISSYHVNPLQPCRQGFGSKVSTKICNSTSLPGSLNFQSDCSFKDKTTLVKSVSDTDGKLLVVLPKVSDLKKYFEGGISKELQMNRKERIARRLEGIESEATPALVSGGLVANRMLEEDPPRYTRASDPREPRVTAKRYNRAELETPKKTMSSPDRSPHAKSGVGSSHTEPVVVYVDPVTLSTSSTPASGSTEPNNLTSKAERIARYKAERRRQLSERYGIHLDQEADVDYTPRYRSRQDPESAVRQSSARREKETVQVEAQGREPSVPYRSGIGRVYMRTHPEPSPAGTVGHIHSNQAPPPTQERPSRLVEPEKALNMENNRRGEVQEGSVSYRSRTQEPHLPQQLHTHHQESSQTTKGYSIAAVPSSPRTARRSSLPSTRYGISPGDLFIEQQAQSILNRQGIRVRERLSRDETVQKPPDWSPDRHQTNQHHSHGSAQRVSKQPEIIMKRSGSQTHNRPGHGQTASHPFTSDLQHCATAVDPQPYLAVPAPVRKSSGPPEVQPRRRVSTDQIYAAHREARLEAKQVLKEEGHTEGLLKSRKAVLPSEIRRRERSVDDAQRDCHEAMDRQNISPDRRRMSRGEEDWDRERPRERGRERQVQRIRERGEEHVSTNDSQEQRTFRSMEPPHTSVHQHHVQSQPLEPVHLQIRPPEPQLQHEPQKGEHAAQSQQLPQMQHQFKQLRHLQENQSLLQSQHEHHVLSSQNQKIRIKQEPQLQQETVPQTQQPAQLNIQKLDPVGYLKTGSSLAQAGNRSMETSGGLKPKLRTRSMSDIGVNKHSAIYCIERARRDGSRINPLPVTTNGDMNTLDTRVSVAQLRHSYLENANRKPEFETTKVDLPAMEMDAITSTDQERGARRPRRYITPGESRMSERFRTQPITSAERLESDRSRLSPSQLEDAEAEEKLDERAKMSVAAKRSLFRELEKTSDGGVPKPRSRNAAVERRLRRVQDRSHTQPVTNKEITASSLQDSSQPGSEAQEQDKENQDQPGQAPGSEGKPHGQDAPDLSALSLSEKMALFNCLAQPTAKPAEGVRGEIRQRRSNTRFQTQPITQGEVEQETAAVCNGVLKAIQEEHLKNGSEIKLEPLSAALVRSVAAVTSQSSLTTVNAMPGSGSNEDGFRLGKCTAIPYIPAQQQQPSSTSIHQERAPRYFSLTQSGDPGHPETDLNSSPLLPIGEATRLPLVTTSSADQWQQGVIVEECLKGQQKEKVGGRQQGGARQDIQGGIIPSKLYSSSRDREDRLQHHQLSAEPSLWHDEPELLPSRRAADGNSQRGDRRGKEGELRETGAAHASSLEDQAGTAARSQGGFPDSLDHPVTLKPLIAKVSSRTVSYVSNSQQHQESTIRPPQTLPKPSSFIQPPPTHPKPFTHSPQTQPKPQGFVQSLPKPFQPQPKAQGPPQTPPKPQYFAQTLVKSQSLPLDNTEDFSRNTSGNQLSPTESGDGLSDGMSAQQMSIKERVALLKKSGEEDWKNRINKKQEVASNEQQAQQWETGETGQKEDGVRDHSAVSVSEQLWGPVFSSTFSPPISLGQKCQYIDHHGQNAGEDIEAQMSIEERKQMISTREDAWKTKGKGAANDSDQYTVAARMVKQGLAASSSVISPILSPVSTKLKSSAAMVKPHEEIEARPDMESDKKLDKLESFLGRLNSKVAGLQETTITVTEKAVKEVMKLDDEIFSKFYKRVAEFPRMPTRIELSEDFDSIFGSQSPKLTSAMVQHKLAVRPSRNVRSSRNPLRMLAAREDIRHEYTEQRLNVAQVESKRIKAEKNEPSRTSEYSEAALAGLASKENFSGVSLRSVNLTEQSSNNSAVPYKSLMLMQVKGRRHVQTRLVEPRASSLNSGDCFLLVTPDHCFVWIGEFSNVIEKAKAMDLATFIQTKKDMGCRANQLQTIEEGVDPQGAETQQFWTILGGQMPYQSAGPPEEDEQFENGIVETNCIFRLLDDKLVPDDEEWGKNPHSCLLSSKEVLVFDFGSEVYVWHGKEVTLAQRKVAFQLAKHLWNGTFDYTCCDINPLDPGGCNTLIPRKGQGRPDWAIFGRLTEHNETALFKEKFLDWSEAKSPTPKEGGEPVPEPKEAPGRECRPYDATLMLPIICSPVCTILEGVNVGRGYGPVETEDRMRVQEISTVSVDVWHILEFDYSRLPRQSIGQFHEGDAYVVKWKYMVSTSVGRRQNPDARSSGPGKEKCCYFFWQGRHSTVSEKGTSALMTVELNEKRGAQVQVQQGKEPPAFLQCFNGGMIIHAGKREEEEENTQSEWRLYCVRGEVPVEGHLLEVACHCSSLRSRASMIMLNINKAVIYLWHGCKSQQHTRSVGNTAALKIKEQCPLEAGLHCSSNVTIHECDEGAETPGFWEALGRKDRKAYDCMLQDPGKFNFTPRLFQLSSTSGDFVAAEFFHPSGAADLVSSLPFLQEDLYNASQPALFMVDNFHEVYLWQGWWPQDSESTGSARIRWDADRKCAMQTVLQYCKEKNEKKPPKAYLIHAGLEPLTFTNMFPSWEHREDVAEITEREAEVCNQIILVEDVLARLCQNSFPLSQLQTRPLPEGVDPLRLEIYLSDQDFESDL, from the exons GATTTGGATCAAAAGTTTCCACCAAAATCTGCAACTCAACCTCTCTGCCAGGATCCTTAAA ttttcaGAGTGACTGTTCCTTCAAAGATAAAACTACCCTGGTCAAGAGTGTCTCTGACACAGATGGTAAACTTCTGGTTGTTCTCCCAAAAG tgtctgatttaaagaaatactttgaaGGAGGAATATCCAAAGAACTGCAGATGAACAG AAAGGAGAGGATAGCCCGGCGCTTGGAGGGGATTGAAAGCGAAGCCACACCTGCTCTTGTGTCTGGTGGTTTGGTGGCCAACAGGATGCTGGAGGAGGACCCACCACGGTACACTCGCGCCTCTGACCCCCGTGAACCACGGGTCACAG CCAAGCGCTACAATCGAGCAGAGCTGGAGACACCAAAGAAGACAATGTCATCTCCAGACCGATCACCCCATGCCAAAAGTGGTGTTGGCAGCAGCCATACAGAGCCAGTTGTGGTGTATGTAGATCCAGTGACGTTGTCAACATCATCAACACCCGCATCTGGCTCCACTGAGCCCAACAACCTCACCTCAAAGGCTGAACGAATCGCCCGCTATAAAGCAGAACGCCGTCGGCAGCTTTCAGAGCGCTATGGCATCCATCTTGATCAGGAGGCCGATGTGGACTACACTCCACGTTACCGTTCCAGGCAGGATCCAGAATCTGCTGTCCGTCAATCATCTGCCAGGCGGGAAAAGGAAACAGTCCAAGTGGAGGCTCAAGGGCGGGAGCCTAGTGTGCCGTATCGCTCTGGAATTGGCAGGGTTTACATGAGGACACACCCAGAGCCTTCACCTGCTGGCACAGTGGGTCACATCCACTCCAACCAAGCCCCGCCTCCAACCCAAGAAAGGCCCAGTAGGTTGGTGGAACCTGAAAAAGCATTGAATATGGAGAACAACCGCCGAGGTGAAGTTCAGGAGGGCTCAGTTTCTTACAGAAGCAGGACACAGGAGCCACATTTGCCTCAACAACTGCATACCCACCACCAAGAGTCAAGCCAAACCACCAAGGGCTACAGTATTGCAGCAGTTCCCAGCTCTCCTCGCACTGCCCGTAGGTCTTCCCTGCCCTCCACTCGCTATGGTATCTCACCTGGAGATTTATTCATAGAGCAACAGGCACAGAGCATCCTCAACAGGCAGGG AATCCGAGTAAGAGAGCGATTGTCCAGAGATGAAACTGTCCAGAAGCCCCCAGACTGGAGTCCAGACCGACACCAGACGAACCAACATCACTCTCATGGAAGTGCTCAACGTGTATCCAAGCAGCCAGAGATCATCATGAAGAGGAGTGGTTCCCAAACTCACAACCGTCCTGGCCACGGCCAAACTGCCAGTCATCCCTTCACATCTGACCTTCAACACTGTGCCACTGCTGTGGACCCTCAGCCCTATTTGGCTGTACCTGCTCCAGTCCGCAAATCTTCTGGACCTCCAGAGGTACAACCACGAAGAAGAGTGAGCACTGACCAGATCTATGCAGCCCACAGGGAGGCAAGACTGGAGGCAAAGCAGGTCCTGAAGGAAGAAGGCCACACAGAAGGACTCCTAAAGAGCAGGAAAGCTGTTTTACCCTCAGAAATTCGTCGAAGGGAAAGGAGTGTTGATGATGCTCAGAGGGACTGTCATGAAGCCATGGACAGACAGAACATCAGTCCAGACAGAAGACGGATGAGTCGAGGGGAGGAGGACTGGGATCGGGAAAGGCCAAGGGAAAGGGGAAGAGAAAGGCAGGTTCAGAGGATCAGAGAAAGGGGAGAGGAGCATGTCTCTACCAATGACAGCCAAGAACAGAGAACCTTCAGATCAATGGAACCTCCCCACACCTCTGTGCACCAGCATCATGTGCAGAGTCAACCCTTGGAGCCAGTGCACCTGCAAATTCGGCCTCCAGAGCCACAACTGCAACATGAACCCCAAAAAGGAGAACACGCCGCTCAAAGCCAGCAACTCCCTCAGATGCAACATCAGTTCAAGCAGCTGAGACACCTGCAGGAGAACCAAAGCCTGCTTCAGAGTCAGCATGAGCACCACGTGCTTTCTAGTCAAAACCAGAAGATCCGCATAAAACAAGAACCCCAACTTCAACAAGAAACTGTTCCACAGACGCAGCAACCAGCCCAACTGAATATCCAAAAATTGGACCCAGTTGGCTATCTAAAGACAGGTTCCTCTCTGGCTCAAGCAGGAAACAGAAGCATGGAAACAAGTGGTGGACTAAAACCCAAGTTACGAACCCGTTCTATGTCAGACATAGGTGTAAACAAGCACTCTGCCATTTATTGCATTGAAAGAGCCAGAAGAGACGGATCCAGGATTAACCCTCTTCCTGTAACGACTAATGGAGATATGAACACCTTGGACACAAGGGTTTCTGTAGCACAACTGCGACACTCCTACCTGGAGAATGCCAACCGGAAACCTGAGTT TGAGACGACTAAAGTAGATCTGCCAGCAATGGAAATGGATGCCATCACCAGCACTGATCAGGAGCGGGGAGCTCGCAGGCCTCGGCGTTACATCACTCCAGGAGAGAGTCGCATGTCGGAGCGGTTCAGGACTCAGCCCATCACCTCTGCAGAGCGTCTGGAGTCTGACAG GTCCCGTCTAAGTCCATCACAACTAGAAGATGCTGAAG CTGAAGAAAAACTGGATGAAAGAGCCAAGATGAGTGTAGCTGCAAAAAGGTCTCTCTTCAGG GAGCTGGAAAAGACATCGGATGGAGGAGTTCCCAAACCCCGCTCTCGAAATGCTGCCGTAGAAAGACGTTTGCGAAGAGTCCAGGACCGCTCGCACACACAGCCAGTCACCAACAAGGAAATCACTGCCTCCAG CCTTCAGGACTCCTCTCAGCCAGGCTCAGAAGCTCAGGAgcaagacaaagaaaaccaggaTCAGCCGGGTCAAGCACCTGGGTCTGAAGGCAAACCACACGGCCAGGATGCGCCTGACCTTTCTGCACTGAGTTTATCTGAGAAGATGGCTCTGTTCAACTGCCTAGCCCAACCTACTGCCAAACCAGCAGAGGGAGTTCGAGGGGAGATCCGCCAACGCAGATCCAACACCCGTTTTCAAACCCAGCCTATCACCCAGGGGGAAGTGGAGCAG GAAACTGCTGCGGTGTGTAACGGTGTCTTAAAAGCCATTCAGGAAGAACAT CTTAAAAATGGAAGTGAGATCAAGCTGGAGCCATTATCCGCTGCCCTGGTTCGATCTGTAGCAGCCGTCACCTCCCAGTCCTCCCTCACCACAGTCAATGCGATGCCAGGCAGTGGCAGCAATGAGGATGGGTTTCGTTTAGGGAAGTGCACCGCCATTCCCTACATCCCTGCCCAACAACAGCAACCCAGCAGCACAAGCATCCACCAGGAGAGGGCGCCGAGGTATTTCTCCTTGACCCAGAGCGGGGACCCAGGCCACCCTGAGACAGACCTCaactcctcccctctcctcccAATAGGAGAGGCAACCCGGCTCCCTCTCGTTACCACCTCCTCTGCCGATCAGTGGCAGCAGGGGGTGATTGTGGAGGAGTGTTTGAAAGggcagcaaaaagagaaggttGGGGGGAGACAGCAGGGAGGAGCCAGGCAAGACATCCAAGGTGGCATCATTCCCAGCAAGCTTTACTCATCCAGCAGGGACAGAGAGGACAGGCTGCAGCATCATCAGCtctctgctgagccttcttTGTGGCACGACGAGCCGGAGCTGCTGCCCAGCAGAAGAGCTGCAGACGGAAACTCCCAgagaggagacagaagaggaaaagAAGGAGAACTGAGAGAAACTGGAGCAGCTCATGCTTCCTCTTTAGAGGATCAGGCTGGGACCGCTGCCCGGAGCCAGGGAGGCTTTCCAG ACTCGTTGGATCATCCAGTGACTCTGAAGCCACTGATAGCAAAAGTATCCTCCAGGACGGTGTCTTACGTCTCAAACAGCCAGCAGCATCAGGAAAGCACCATTCGTCCCCCTCAGACGCTTCCTAAACCCTCATCCTTCATCCAGCCGCCCCCGACTCACCCCAAACCTTTCACTCACTCCCCACAAACCCAGCCCAAGCCTCAGGGGTTTGTCCAGTCACTCCCAAAACCTTTCCAGCCTCAGCCTAAAGCTCAGGGGCCTCCTCAGACACCACCTAAGCCTCAGTACTTTGCCCAGACTCTGGTGAAGTCCCAGTCTCTGCCTCTGGACAACACTGAAGACTTCAGCAGAAACACTTCTGGaaaccagctgtccccaacagAGTCTGGGGACGGACTGTCTGACGGCATGTCCGCACAACAGATGTCTATCAAAGAGAG AGTGGCCCTCCTGAAGAAGAGTGGTGAAGAAGATTGGAAGAACAGGATCAAcaagaaacaggaagtggcgTCCAACGAGCAGCAGGCTCAGCAGTGGGAGACGGGGGAGACCGGCCAGAAG GAGGACGGGGTTCGGGACCACTCTGCTGTCTCTGTGTCTGAACAGTTGTGG GGGCCTGTTTTCTCCTCCACTTTTTCTCCTCCCATCTCCCTTGGGCAAAAGTGTCAGTATATTGATCACCATGGTCAG AATGCTGGGGAGGACATTGAGGCCCAGATGAGCATTGAAGAGAGGAAACAGATGATCTCAACTCGAGAGGACGCCTGGAAGACAAAGGGCAAAGGAGCAGCCAATGACTCAGACCAGTACACAGTCGCAGCACGAATGGTCAAGCAAG GTCTGGCAGCCTCCTCCTCGGTCATCAGTCCCATCCTCTCACCGGTCTCCACCAAACTCAAGAGCAGTGCGGCGATGGTCAAACCACACGAGG aAATTGAGGCAAGACCTGACATGGAATCCGACAAAAAGCTGGACAAATTAGAGAGTTTCTTAGGACGTTTGAATAGCAAAG TGGCAGGCTTGCAGGAAACCACCATTACAGTGACGGAGAAGGCAGTGAAAGAAGTGATGAAACTGGATGATGAGATCTTCTCCAAGTTCTACAAACGCGTGGCAGAATTTCCTCGCATGCCCACCAGAATCGAGCTCAGTGAAGACTTTGACTCCATCTTTGGTTCTCAGAGCCCCAA GTTGACTTCAGCCATGGTGCAGCACAAGCTAGCAGTTCGTCCATCCAGGAATGTGCGATCATCTCGAAACCCTCTGAGGATGCTGGCAGCCAGAGAGGACATCCGACATGAGTACACTGAGCAGAGACTGAATGTAGCCCAGGTGGAGAGCAAGAGGATAAAGGCAGAGAAGAACGAGC CGAGCAGAACCTCTGAGTACTCCGAGGCAGCTCTGGCAGGTCTGGCCAGCAAGGAGAACTTCAGCGGTGTGAGTCTGCGCAGCGTCAACCTCACAGAACAGAGCTCCAACAACAGCGCAGTGCCATATAAAAGCCTCATGCTCATGCAGGTCAAAG GTCGGCGTCATGTTCAGACCAGATTAGTGGAGCCCAGAGCATCTTCTCTGAACAGCGGAGACTGTTTCCTGCTGGTGACTCCAGACCACTGCTTTGTTTGGATAGGAGAGTTCTCTAATGTCATTGAGAAAGCTAAA GCGATGGATTTGGCAACTTTCATTCAGACAAAGAAGGACATGGGCTGCAGGGCCAACCAGCTGCAGACTATTGAAGAAGGGGTTGACCCACAGGGTGCAGAGACGCAGCAGTTCTGGACGATCCTCGGAGGACAGATGCCTTACCAGT CGGCAGGCCCACCAGAGGAGGATGAGCAGTTTGAGAATGGCATCGTGGAAACCAACTGTATCTTCAGGTTGCTGGATGATAAACTGGttcctgatgatgaagagtgGGGGAAGAATCCTCACAGCTGCCTGTTGTCATCGAAGGAG GTTCTTGTGTTTGACTTTGGCAGCGAGGTGTATGTTTGGCACGGCAAAGAAGTGACTCTGGCACAGAGGAAGGTGGCCTTCCAGCTGGCCAAACACCTGTGGAACGGCACCTTTGACTACACCTGCTGCGACATCAACCCGCTTGACCCGGGAGGCTGCAACACCCTCATACCCAG AAAAGGTCAGGGTCGTCCAGATTGGGCAATATTCGGCAGATTGACTGAGCACAATGAGACTGCTTTGTTTAAGGAGAAGTTTCTGGATTGGTCAGAAGCAAAGTCGCCCACTCCAAAGGAGGGTGGTGAACCTGTACCTGAGCCAAAG GAGGCTCCAGGACGAGAGTGTCGACCTTACGATGCCACCCTAATGCTGCCCATCATCTGCTCACCTGTTTGCACCATTTTGGAAGGAGTGAATGTGGGCCGCGGTTACGGGCCAGTGGAGACAGAGGACCGCATGAGGGTCCAGGAGATCAGCACGGTGTCTGTGGATGTCTGGCACATCCTGGAGTTTGATTACAGCCGTCTGCCGCGACAGAGCATCGGCCAGTTCCATGAGGGAGACGCATATGTGGTCAAGTGGAAGTACATGGTCAGCACTTCAG TTGGTCGCAGGCAGAACCCTGATGCGAGGAGCAGCGGGCCGGGGAAGGAGAAATGCTGCTACTTCTTCTGGCAGGGTCGGCACTCCACCGTCAGCGAGAAGGGGACGTCAGCACTGATGACAGTGGAGTTGAATGAGAAGAGGGGGGCTCAG GTCCAAGTTCAACAAGGAAAGGAACCGCCTGCTTTTCTTCAATGCTTCAATGGAGGGATGATCATTCATGCTGGcaaaagggaggaagaggaggaaaacacTCAGA GCGAGTGGCGTCTTTACTGTGTGCGAGGGGAGGTGCCGGTGGAGGGCCATCTGCTGGAAGTGGCGTGTCACTGCAGCAGCCTGCGTTCCCGAGCCTCCATGATCATGCTCAACATCAACAAGGCTGTCATTTACCTGTGGCACGGCTGCAAAAGCCAGCAGCACACCCGCAGTGTGGGAAATACCGCCGCCCTCAAGATCAAAGAACA GTGTCCTCTGGAAGCAGGTCTTCACTGCAGTAGCAACGTCACAATTCACGAGTGTGATGAAGGAGCAGAAACTCCGGGCTTCTGGGAGGCGCTGGGGCGGAAGGACAGGAAGGCTTATGACTGCATGCTGCAAG ATCCAGGTAAATTCAACTTCACCCCGCGGCTCTTCCAGCTGAGCAGCACATCTGGAGACTTTGTGGCCGCTGAGTTCTTTCATCCGTCGGGAGCTGCAGACTTGGTCAGCTCACTGCCCTTTCTGCAGGAAGACCTTTACAATGCATCACAGCCTG CTTTGTTCATGGTGGATAACTTCCACGAGGTTTACCTGTGGCAGGGCTGGTGGCCTCAGGACAGTGAGAGCACCGGCTCGGCTCGCATCCGCTGGGACGCTGACAGGAAGTGTGCCATGCAGACTGTGCTGCAGTACTGCAAAG AGAAGAACGAGAAGAAACCTCCGAAGGCGTACCTGATCCACGCCGGTCTGGAGCCGCTCACCTTCACCAACATGTTCCCCAGCTGGGAGCACCGAGAGGACGTGGCTGAGATCACAGAACGG GAGGCAGAGGTGTGTAACCAGATCATCCTGGTGGAGGACGTGCTGGCCAGACTCTGTCAGAATTCCTTCCCCCTGTCTCAGCTGCAGACCCGACCCCTCCCAGAGGGAGTCGACCCGCTACGCCTGGAAATCTACCTGTCCGACCAGGACTTTGAG AGTGACTTGTAG